From the Priestia koreensis genome, one window contains:
- a CDS encoding aminoglycoside phosphotransferase family protein yields the protein MKLGSPIATGNTAILYSYGKYVCKVFHDHTSKDEAAREANKQHQVYEAGLPVPKIIDVTQIAGKQAIVMERVKGKTLGSLLLEDKSRARDYLSLSVDVQLQIHEKKIPSFERMTEKLEHQILRAAQVDTQQKKQLVDTLKSISNEEYLCHGDYHLFNLLLTDHGVTIIDWVDASIGDRMADVYRTYLLYSQISHEIAELYVHLYCQKRGCDKAELFKWAPIVAAARLSENVSTENPERLLRIVKKASEEK from the coding sequence ATGAAACTTGGTTCTCCGATCGCTACTGGAAACACGGCTATATTGTATTCATACGGGAAATACGTTTGTAAAGTATTTCACGACCACACCTCAAAGGATGAAGCGGCACGCGAAGCAAACAAACAGCACCAAGTGTACGAAGCAGGGCTACCCGTTCCCAAAATTATTGATGTGACGCAGATAGCTGGAAAACAGGCGATCGTCATGGAAAGAGTAAAGGGAAAAACGCTCGGATCTCTATTGTTAGAAGATAAAAGCAGGGCGCGGGACTATCTCTCGCTGTCCGTAGACGTGCAGCTGCAAATTCACGAAAAAAAGATTCCCTCCTTTGAACGAATGACAGAAAAGTTAGAGCATCAAATTCTCCGCGCAGCGCAGGTAGATACGCAGCAGAAGAAACAGCTTGTAGACACATTAAAATCAATAAGTAACGAAGAATATCTTTGTCACGGAGACTATCATTTGTTCAATCTACTCCTAACCGATCATGGCGTCACGATTATCGATTGGGTGGATGCGAGCATAGGAGATCGAATGGCGGATGTTTATCGTACCTACTTGCTTTACTCGCAAATTTCTCATGAGATTGCAGAGCTATACGTTCACCTCTATTGCCAAAAACGTGGATGTGATAAAGCGGAACTTTTTAAGTGGGCACCCATTGTTGCAGCGGCACGTTTATCTGAGAACGTTTCGACCGAAAATCCTGAACGTCTTCTGAGGATTGTAAAGAAAGCTAGCGAAGAGAAGTAA
- a CDS encoding UDP-N-acetylmuramoyl-tripeptide--D-alanyl-D-alanine ligase: protein MAALQQLAKRYREQLNVKIIGVTGSNGKTTTKDLINSIAETTFRVHKTPGNLNSQIGLPLTILGISEQDEVAVLEMGMSERGQIEKLADIARPDIGVITMIGTSHLSTLGSREEIAKAKLEIAKGIKAKGLFIYNGDEPLLKDPMLLKGIRPLTFGEGTENDIVLSSLHTDSEGTHFTVGGENVTYRVPLTGKHNALNALAAIAVGKELGIPEKCIQRGLRNARITEMRMQKIPSERGFTIINDAWNASPQSVQAAIQTFEEMPCKGRKFIVLGDMLELGDDEVKYHQEVAHYFSSGNNAFLYTYGHLAHHISLAATSLLPVGQVKHFSTKSELTKELQKELGPADMVLVKGSRGMKMEEVVEKLMEETKQ from the coding sequence CTGGCAGCGCTTCAGCAACTCGCCAAGCGCTACCGTGAACAACTGAATGTGAAGATCATTGGGGTGACAGGTAGCAATGGGAAAACAACAACAAAAGATTTGATTAATTCCATTGCAGAGACCACGTTTCGTGTACATAAAACTCCTGGAAATCTTAATAGTCAAATTGGTTTACCGCTCACGATATTAGGAATCTCTGAACAAGATGAAGTAGCTGTCTTAGAAATGGGGATGAGTGAGCGGGGACAAATTGAAAAGCTCGCAGACATCGCTCGGCCTGACATCGGGGTGATCACAATGATCGGAACCTCTCATTTATCAACGCTTGGTTCAAGAGAGGAAATCGCCAAAGCAAAGCTAGAGATTGCAAAGGGAATTAAAGCAAAAGGCCTGTTTATTTACAACGGAGACGAACCGCTTTTAAAAGATCCTATGCTTTTAAAAGGCATAAGACCGCTCACGTTTGGAGAAGGAACAGAGAATGATATCGTTCTCTCGTCCTTGCACACGGATTCTGAAGGTACGCACTTTACAGTTGGCGGAGAGAATGTCACCTATCGAGTACCTCTTACGGGGAAGCATAATGCCTTAAACGCTCTCGCTGCCATTGCAGTTGGGAAAGAACTTGGTATCCCTGAAAAATGTATTCAGCGTGGCTTGAGAAATGCTCGTATTACGGAGATGCGTATGCAAAAAATCCCTTCGGAACGTGGTTTCACCATTATTAATGATGCATGGAATGCCAGCCCTCAATCTGTTCAAGCTGCCATTCAAACATTTGAGGAAATGCCATGCAAAGGGCGTAAATTTATTGTGCTTGGTGACATGCTCGAGCTTGGTGATGATGAAGTGAAATATCACCAAGAAGTTGCACATTACTTTTCATCAGGAAATAACGCCTTCTTGTACACGTACGGACACCTTGCTCACCATATTTCACTAGCAGCTACGTCCTTGCTTCCGGTTGGTCAAGTGAAGCATTTTTCGACTAAAAGTGAACTCACAAAGGAATTACAAAAAGAGCTAGGACCGGCGGATATGGTTTTAGTCAAAGGATCAAGAGGAATGAAAATGGAAGAAGTAGTAGAGAAGCTGATGGAGGAAACAAAGCAATGA
- a CDS encoding Mur ligase domain-containing protein encodes MFQRTVQEISTMLNQAGNLPSAYKNIHVKGVSIDSRTLTPGNLYAPIVRVKNGHDYVKQAIGKGASAVLWKKNEQNPPSDVPVIYV; translated from the coding sequence TTGTTTCAGCGTACGGTGCAAGAGATTAGTACGATGTTAAATCAGGCGGGAAATTTGCCGTCAGCCTATAAGAATATTCATGTGAAAGGGGTATCGATTGATTCTAGAACCCTCACACCCGGAAATTTATACGCTCCAATAGTTCGAGTGAAAAACGGTCATGATTACGTGAAACAAGCGATTGGAAAAGGAGCGTCTGCTGTATTGTGGAAGAAAAACGAACAAAATCCACCATCAGATGTTCCGGTCATTTACGTATAG
- a CDS encoding YvrJ family protein — MEQMLPFISEVGFPIVVTLYLLYRIESKLDALITTIQKLPDEMNR; from the coding sequence ATGGAACAAATGCTACCGTTTATCTCAGAGGTCGGCTTTCCGATTGTTGTGACGCTCTATTTGTTGTATCGAATTGAGTCAAAGCTTGATGCGCTCATTACGACGATTCAAAAGCTACCAGATGAAATGAATCGGTAA
- a CDS encoding DUF2922 domain-containing protein: MAKTLMLDFTTEGNKTSSLSLEYPKDSLDPAVVTAAMNQIIAANIIRTASGDLVGIKGARVVDRNVSTVLA; the protein is encoded by the coding sequence GTGGCCAAAACACTGATGCTCGACTTTACGACAGAGGGAAATAAGACGTCAAGCTTATCGCTCGAATATCCAAAGGATTCACTGGATCCTGCAGTCGTTACAGCAGCAATGAATCAAATTATCGCTGCAAACATCATTCGTACTGCAAGTGGAGACCTTGTGGGGATTAAAGGAGCACGCGTAGTAGACCGAAACGTCTCCACAGTATTAGCCTAA
- a CDS encoding DUF1659 domain-containing protein yields the protein MAAKYLVERQIRLVFDQGVNAEGKPVYKSKTIRNIASDATPEQMVSVAQALESLQSLPLNRIETPENYQISVN from the coding sequence ATGGCAGCGAAATATTTAGTAGAACGTCAAATTCGTCTTGTGTTTGATCAAGGAGTGAACGCAGAAGGAAAGCCTGTTTATAAAAGTAAGACGATTCGTAATATCGCATCTGATGCTACACCAGAACAAATGGTAAGCGTCGCTCAAGCATTAGAGAGCTTACAAAGCTTACCGCTAAACCGCATTGAAACCCCAGAAAATTACCAAATCTCTGTAAACTAA
- a CDS encoding methyl-accepting chemotaxis protein yields MGLLQRFKRETAKELQAAAVEEMGTLSNQELQEVTGEIEQLLQLLRSKNEEAIQQEQTTSAACVTIKQEATNHAQILTDSATSIQHILEQADEIERLVKKISKQTSDNLHIVNDGNERIDSLVQQMNHVKKVFEEFQSIIYALQQDSQEISNFANTIESIASQTNLLALNASIEAARAGEAGKGFAVVADEVRKLADQSKSALTEIKGNVEKIIERVQSLSVRVTERTTDITDTITMTQSTKKYFNDIHNSEVAMNEEVTTIQQSTSTVNGELSNVSQLLDGLLQNLMDDEEFSKDRADASHSKQVLLDEVNTALNRMDELVQGLKLL; encoded by the coding sequence ATGGGACTTTTACAACGTTTTAAGCGTGAAACAGCAAAAGAGCTACAGGCAGCAGCTGTAGAAGAAATGGGCACGTTATCTAATCAAGAGCTTCAGGAAGTAACAGGTGAAATTGAGCAGCTCTTACAGCTTCTACGCTCCAAAAATGAAGAAGCTATTCAACAGGAGCAAACAACTTCTGCAGCATGCGTTACTATAAAGCAGGAGGCAACAAATCACGCACAGATTTTAACGGATTCTGCTACATCTATTCAGCATATTCTTGAGCAAGCAGATGAGATTGAGCGATTGGTGAAGAAAATTTCAAAGCAAACGTCTGATAATTTACATATCGTCAACGATGGAAATGAACGAATCGATTCGCTAGTACAGCAAATGAATCATGTAAAAAAGGTGTTTGAAGAGTTTCAAAGCATCATTTACGCTCTTCAACAAGACTCTCAGGAAATTTCAAACTTTGCGAATACGATTGAAAGTATTGCTTCTCAAACAAACCTGTTGGCATTGAACGCTTCGATTGAAGCAGCACGTGCTGGTGAAGCAGGAAAAGGCTTTGCTGTCGTAGCCGACGAAGTTCGAAAACTTGCCGATCAAAGTAAAAGTGCGCTGACAGAAATAAAAGGGAACGTGGAGAAAATTATTGAACGTGTCCAGAGCTTGTCCGTACGAGTAACGGAACGAACGACGGATATTACGGATACAATCACAATGACACAGTCGACCAAAAAATATTTTAATGACATTCACAATTCAGAAGTGGCAATGAATGAAGAGGTAACGACCATTCAACAGTCAACCTCAACCGTCAATGGAGAACTTTCGAATGTTTCACAGCTTCTAGATGGTCTTCTTCAAAACCTGATGGATGACGAAGAATTCAGTAAGGACCGAGCAGATGCTTCACATAGCAAACAAGTACTTTTAGACGAAGTAAACACAGCCTTGAATCGAATGGACGAACTAGTTCAAGGACTAAAACTTCTATAA
- a CDS encoding GNAT family N-acetyltransferase: protein MIYTTSLQDITEHMLEGFFTDWENGPTPATHLHLLERSYKVVVAIDEEKNEVVGFITAISDGLLSASISFLEVLPDYRGQGIGKDLLKEMLEELDHLYMIDVVGDETVKQFCEELGFEPSIGMVKRNLAFQSGKED, encoded by the coding sequence ATGATTTATACTACTTCTTTACAAGATATTACCGAACATATGCTAGAAGGATTTTTCACCGATTGGGAAAATGGCCCTACACCTGCTACTCACCTTCACTTATTAGAACGAAGCTATAAGGTAGTAGTAGCAATTGATGAAGAGAAAAACGAAGTGGTAGGCTTCATTACGGCCATTAGTGACGGATTACTGTCAGCTTCTATTTCATTTCTTGAAGTATTACCTGACTATCGTGGGCAAGGCATTGGAAAGGATCTTTTAAAAGAAATGTTAGAAGAACTTGACCATCTTTATATGATTGATGTAGTCGGTGATGAAACAGTAAAACAATTTTGTGAAGAGCTTGGATTTGAGCCCTCAATTGGAATGGTAAAACGCAACTTAGCGTTTCAGTCTGGGAAAGAAGACTAA
- a CDS encoding ATP-binding protein, with protein MIESYYSPFVGTDGRKKTIYELTFDDLHQIQKNEIEEGYQIEYKREISPTVRRKIPNIIASFANEIGGWLFFGIDEEDRSINLIEKKSYELLINNMLKDATNPIPRIVARFLTPPNEANHGVFVIWIPEGNNPPYISYGKIYRRIGSSSSPVKEIEDRYHLDRLYQKSEERMRKMEEFCTKELTIYNRKWPVHGKSYVHFGMCNMYLIPTYDLKLTARLEPEELKQYILKKSKQKKSYTIKQNALVSMNLPFLKASYSAESIVFRNSDLMDAYDRTIAWEQFFNGSAKFHIPIPYQPSPESVIHEIQKNASNYVDEEMFFQFQYVDAKQFLSAVLGCFIEYFECMKNLSNELDEMIIVIDLDNIRNDVLYFDTASFREFVRREGIVFSDKNKYRFNKSYLTTKLVSYDLMGLLQYFDQVINAFGLSKLTGMELFLDSMQ; from the coding sequence ATGATTGAATCCTATTATTCGCCGTTTGTCGGAACAGATGGCAGAAAGAAAACGATTTATGAGTTAACCTTTGATGACCTCCATCAAATTCAAAAAAATGAGATTGAAGAAGGGTATCAGATCGAGTATAAACGGGAAATCAGCCCCACCGTACGCAGAAAAATCCCGAATATCATTGCTTCGTTTGCAAATGAAATAGGGGGATGGTTGTTTTTTGGAATTGATGAAGAAGATCGGTCCATCAACTTAATTGAAAAGAAAAGCTATGAACTGCTTATTAACAATATGCTAAAGGACGCTACGAATCCTATTCCGCGCATTGTGGCACGATTTTTGACACCTCCGAATGAAGCGAATCACGGTGTATTTGTTATTTGGATTCCGGAGGGGAATAATCCTCCTTATATTTCTTATGGAAAGATTTATAGGAGGATTGGAAGCAGCTCGTCTCCTGTGAAGGAAATTGAAGATCGCTATCATCTCGACCGGTTATATCAGAAGTCAGAAGAGAGAATGAGGAAAATGGAAGAGTTTTGCACGAAGGAATTAACGATCTACAACAGAAAGTGGCCTGTACACGGTAAGTCTTATGTCCACTTTGGAATGTGCAACATGTATTTAATTCCTACATATGATTTAAAGCTAACTGCGCGGTTGGAGCCTGAGGAGCTAAAGCAATATATTTTAAAAAAGTCGAAGCAAAAAAAGTCATACACGATCAAGCAAAATGCACTTGTATCAATGAACCTGCCTTTTTTAAAAGCCTCTTATTCAGCTGAATCCATCGTTTTTCGAAATTCAGATTTAATGGATGCCTATGATCGGACGATTGCTTGGGAGCAATTTTTTAACGGATCGGCCAAATTTCACATCCCAATACCGTATCAGCCGTCTCCCGAATCTGTTATTCACGAAATACAAAAGAACGCGTCAAACTACGTAGATGAAGAAATGTTTTTTCAGTTTCAGTATGTCGACGCGAAGCAATTTCTATCTGCTGTACTTGGCTGCTTTATTGAATATTTCGAATGCATGAAAAACCTCAGCAATGAATTAGACGAAATGATTATTGTCATTGATTTGGACAATATTCGTAACGATGTTTTATACTTCGATACCGCTTCGTTCCGTGAGTTCGTGCGAAGAGAAGGAATTGTATTTTCAGATAAAAACAAATATCGTTTCAATAAATCATATCTCACAACCAAACTAGTATCCTATGATTTGATGGGGCTTCTTCAATATTTCGACCAAGTGATTAATGCATTTGGATTGTCAAAATTAACCGGCATGGAGTTATTTTTGGATTCTATGCAGTAA
- a CDS encoding SDR family oxidoreductase, whose product MENVYFFTGFPGFIASRLVECLIKQHDASHIYLLVQPSFVTKAELEVRRLVANSTTSFHLYTIIPGDITKPHLNMPHHIQQEITQQITHVFHLAAVYDLAVPENIAYEINVNGTKHVNQFVSTLPHLQRYTYFSTAYVSGTREGTILETELEMNQRFKNHYESTKFQAEKLVQSISIDSPTTIIRPGIVRGDSQTGETIKFDGIYFLLNLFDKIRSFPIIPYLGRGDAQGNFVPVDYILQATLYLSHVDNGIGKTYHLTDPNPYTMKEIYEMMMQEYLNRRPKGVLPLALAKTGLSLSTVRKWLRVEKEALDYFTCKAEYDCTQATEDLKGSNIRCPDFKKTIASMLPFYEQYKHDPTKHLTIQ is encoded by the coding sequence ATGGAGAATGTCTATTTTTTTACCGGATTTCCTGGCTTTATTGCATCTCGCTTAGTAGAATGCCTGATTAAACAACACGATGCATCACATATTTACTTATTGGTTCAGCCAAGCTTCGTGACAAAGGCTGAGCTAGAAGTCCGTCGGCTCGTCGCCAATAGTACGACCTCATTTCATCTGTACACCATTATACCTGGTGATATTACGAAACCTCACCTAAACATGCCTCATCATATTCAACAAGAAATTACGCAGCAAATTACCCACGTCTTTCATCTTGCGGCCGTTTATGATTTAGCCGTTCCCGAGAATATTGCATACGAGATCAACGTCAACGGAACAAAACATGTGAATCAGTTTGTTTCCACACTTCCTCATTTACAGCGCTACACGTACTTCAGCACCGCATATGTGTCAGGTACGCGAGAAGGAACGATACTCGAAACAGAACTTGAGATGAATCAGCGCTTTAAAAATCATTACGAATCCACCAAGTTTCAGGCTGAAAAACTCGTTCAGTCTATTTCCATCGATTCTCCGACTACCATTATTCGTCCTGGCATCGTCAGAGGAGATTCCCAAACAGGGGAAACCATTAAGTTTGACGGCATTTACTTTTTGCTGAACCTTTTTGATAAAATACGATCCTTTCCCATCATTCCGTATTTAGGAAGAGGAGATGCACAAGGTAATTTCGTTCCGGTCGATTATATTTTACAAGCTACGCTCTATCTGTCACATGTCGACAATGGAATAGGAAAAACATATCACTTAACAGACCCAAATCCCTATACGATGAAAGAAATTTATGAAATGATGATGCAGGAATATTTGAATCGTCGACCAAAGGGGGTACTTCCGCTTGCTTTAGCAAAGACGGGTCTTTCACTTAGTACCGTTCGGAAATGGCTTCGCGTTGAAAAAGAAGCGCTAGATTATTTTACATGTAAGGCCGAGTATGATTGTACACAGGCAACGGAAGATTTAAAAGGCTCTAATATTCGCTGTCCTGATTTTAAGAAAACCATTGCTTCAATGCTGCCATTCTATGAGCAATACAAACATGACCCGACAAAACATCTAACGATTCAGTAA
- a CDS encoding FAD-dependent oxidoreductase, protein MIIVGTNTVSLAIALSIYKKNPHAKIAILERDSMLSSLYSQQDLIIHSVESDENAYYKLLMNEGYYMLLEYCKHHEIEYKVYEKMVVASQQNRNDFQSEKKQSALIDDHWETKKANIAVLSLQHLYEKMLNEIKEYGGDVYFQSPILYIKERKKNVEVVTSTNIFEGSYLINCAGFYADRVARLSGYNFKLQKRTTRSEYYRLGMNESVNQFITSLRTTSKQHLQFQMFKGADEDSVIRIHREETIENPILRKCLQVFKNKHSDKQQNLLMLAKFYVNEGIEDVTKAFSKRKIVDEVQRFIPHFSPAHLHSKKATVVNYHYSNYSSEDEFHLFYEKYSAHLCISSLIAGNMSFAIGSEIAKKVEFSQLFPAR, encoded by the coding sequence GTGATTATAGTTGGAACTAATACAGTAAGCTTGGCTATTGCTTTATCCATTTATAAAAAAAATCCGCACGCAAAAATTGCTATTTTAGAGCGCGATTCTATGCTCTCATCCTTGTATTCACAGCAGGATCTTATCATACACTCGGTAGAAAGTGATGAAAATGCTTACTATAAGTTATTAATGAATGAAGGCTATTACATGTTATTGGAATATTGCAAGCATCATGAGATTGAATACAAAGTTTACGAGAAAATGGTTGTGGCTTCTCAACAAAATAGAAATGACTTTCAAAGCGAGAAGAAGCAATCCGCGTTAATAGATGATCACTGGGAGACGAAAAAAGCAAATATCGCCGTTCTTAGTCTTCAACATCTGTACGAAAAAATGCTGAATGAAATTAAAGAATATGGCGGAGATGTATATTTTCAATCCCCAATTTTATATATTAAGGAACGCAAAAAAAATGTAGAAGTTGTTACGAGTACAAATATATTTGAAGGTAGCTATTTGATTAATTGTGCTGGCTTTTATGCGGACCGAGTGGCAAGACTATCTGGCTATAACTTCAAGCTTCAAAAACGAACAACACGCTCAGAATATTATCGGTTAGGGATGAATGAGTCGGTTAATCAATTTATCACCTCGTTACGAACGACATCTAAACAGCATCTGCAGTTTCAAATGTTCAAAGGGGCTGATGAAGACTCGGTTATTCGTATTCATCGCGAAGAAACGATTGAGAATCCGATATTGCGAAAATGCCTGCAAGTGTTTAAGAATAAGCATTCTGACAAACAACAAAATCTCTTAATGCTCGCGAAGTTCTATGTGAATGAGGGAATTGAAGATGTCACTAAAGCCTTTTCTAAGAGAAAGATTGTGGATGAAGTTCAGCGATTTATTCCACATTTTTCGCCCGCACACCTTCACTCAAAGAAAGCTACCGTCGTAAACTACCATTACAGCAATTATTCTAGTGAAGATGAATTTCATCTTTTTTACGAGAAGTATTCAGCGCATCTTTGTATCTCTTCTCTCATTGCAGGTAATATGTCCTTTGCGATCGGAAGCGAAATCGCCAAAAAAGTAGAATTCAGTCAGCTGTTCCCAGCACGCTAA
- a CDS encoding MerR family transcriptional regulator — MEYTIQKMARLAGISTRTLRYYDEIGLLKPARVNAAGYRIYGLKEVNLLQQVLFYRELDFNLEEIKHIIYSPQFDHEAALHDHHQKLLERREQLNQLIRNVEQTILQVKGEKSMTDQEKFEGFKKEIMEKNERAYGDEVREKYGDKELQAANQKFQKMTKKEYEDATLLEQQLLQRLKEVLPTNDPTSDQGQHLAEMHKKWLSYYWGHYSKQAHAGLANMYVQDERFKSYYDQHGEGAAQFLRDAIVHYTR, encoded by the coding sequence ATGGAGTATACGATTCAAAAGATGGCCCGTTTAGCTGGTATTAGTACCCGAACACTTCGCTATTACGATGAAATTGGATTATTAAAGCCAGCGCGAGTCAATGCAGCAGGTTATCGGATTTATGGTTTAAAGGAAGTGAATCTTTTACAACAAGTATTATTTTACCGAGAATTAGACTTTAACCTAGAAGAAATCAAACACATTATTTATTCACCGCAGTTTGATCATGAAGCCGCACTTCACGATCACCATCAGAAACTACTTGAAAGACGAGAACAGCTTAATCAATTAATCCGTAACGTGGAGCAAACCATTTTACAAGTAAAAGGAGAGAAGAGTATGACGGACCAAGAGAAGTTTGAAGGCTTTAAAAAGGAGATAATGGAAAAAAATGAACGCGCATACGGAGATGAAGTTCGTGAAAAGTATGGAGATAAGGAGTTACAGGCGGCCAACCAAAAGTTCCAAAAGATGACGAAGAAAGAATATGAGGATGCGACCTTGCTAGAACAACAACTTCTGCAACGTTTAAAAGAAGTCCTCCCAACCAACGACCCTACCAGTGATCAAGGTCAGCATCTAGCAGAAATGCATAAAAAATGGCTGAGCTACTATTGGGGCCACTATTCAAAACAAGCTCACGCCGGTCTTGCTAACATGTATGTCCAAGATGAACGCTTCAAATCATATTATGATCAGCACGGAGAAGGCGCAGCGCAGTTTCTCCGGGATGCGATTGTTCACTATACAAGATAA